A region from the Candidatus Cloacimonadaceae bacterium genome encodes:
- a CDS encoding DNA adenine methylase yields MNSIISWVGGKRILRKKILPLIPKHDIYCEVFGGAAWILFGKSANKEDWQTSKKSRYTEVYNDINGDLVNFWRYIKQHPEAFVTELNQYLISREMFDNFMQHEPRTELERAIRFYYNLSCSYGSRSKNFCINQGYKYMPIRKLAKVKEASDRLRQVIIEKQPWEKIVARFDTPNTFFYLDPPYYTKEHIYDREDADVFNQHEELAAALKCIKGKFLLSYNNEPYIRKLYKGYIIEEVETQYSVSGAFQTETELLISNYNNKF; encoded by the coding sequence ATGAACTCTATCATCTCCTGGGTAGGAGGCAAGCGTATCCTCCGCAAGAAGATCTTGCCGCTCATTCCCAAGCATGACATCTACTGCGAGGTGTTTGGTGGTGCAGCCTGGATACTGTTCGGTAAATCAGCCAACAAGGAAGACTGGCAGACCAGCAAAAAGAGCCGCTATACCGAGGTCTACAACGACATCAATGGCGATCTGGTGAACTTCTGGCGCTATATCAAGCAGCATCCTGAAGCGTTCGTTACCGAGTTGAACCAGTATCTCATCTCCAGGGAGATGTTCGATAATTTCATGCAACATGAGCCTAGGACCGAGTTAGAACGGGCTATCAGATTCTACTATAACCTGTCCTGTTCCTATGGCTCACGCTCCAAGAACTTCTGCATCAATCAGGGCTACAAATACATGCCCATACGGAAACTGGCTAAGGTGAAAGAAGCCTCAGACAGGTTGCGTCAGGTGATCATAGAGAAGCAGCCCTGGGAGAAGATCGTGGCCAGGTTCGATACGCCCAATACCTTCTTTTATCTGGACCCGCCCTACTACACCAAGGAACATATTTATGACCGGGAAGATGCAGATGTCTTCAACCAGCATGAGGAACTGGCCGCAGCACTGAAATGCATCAAGGGCAAGTTCCTGCTCTCCTATAACAATGAGCCTTATATCAGAAAGCTATACAAGGGCTACATCATTGAAGAAGTAGAGACTCAATATTCAGTCTCAGGTGCCTTCCAGACTGAGACAGAACTGCTGATTAGTAATTATAACAATAAGTTTTAA
- a CDS encoding DNA adenine methylase, producing MDALIGWIGGKRLLRKTISQYVPKDIQGYIEPFGGAAWMLLFKDKWGDLEVYNDLDYRLVNLFLQVKYHPDELIKELDFLIASRKLFGDILKQEGLTEIQRAARFMFLITRSFGSKGDSFGTSQKRGTSSMYNRLERIKELHKRLDMVIIENLSYEKVIDKYDTKSNFFYCDPPYMLGYTYENSKQFSHEELCKKLKSIKGRFILSYDDNPEVLKLYKGYDIKHVTRTKGINRKEGKSEFNEVIIANFKLEAQ from the coding sequence ATGGATGCACTGATCGGCTGGATCGGAGGTAAACGCCTCCTCAGAAAGACTATCTCACAATACGTGCCCAAGGACATTCAGGGCTACATCGAACCCTTCGGGGGTGCAGCCTGGATGCTGCTCTTCAAAGACAAATGGGGCGATCTGGAAGTCTATAACGATCTCGATTATCGCCTGGTCAATCTCTTCTTGCAGGTGAAGTATCACCCGGATGAGCTGATCAAAGAACTGGACTTTCTGATTGCCAGCCGCAAGCTCTTTGGTGATATCCTCAAGCAGGAAGGTCTTACCGAGATACAGCGGGCTGCCCGGTTCATGTTCCTGATCACCAGATCATTCGGGTCCAAAGGTGACAGCTTCGGTACCTCTCAGAAGCGTGGCACATCCAGTATGTATAACCGTTTGGAGCGCATCAAGGAACTCCACAAGCGCCTGGATATGGTAATCATCGAGAACCTCTCCTATGAGAAGGTGATCGATAAGTACGACACCAAGAGCAACTTCTTCTACTGCGATCCACCTTATATGCTCGGATACACCTATGAGAACAGCAAACAGTTCAGTCATGAAGAACTCTGTAAGAAGTTGAAAAGCATCAAAGGACGGTTCATCTTATCCTATGATGACAACCCCGAAGTCCTCAAGCTCTACAAAGGGTATGACATCAAGCATGTTACTCGAACAAAGGGCATCAACCGCAAGGAAGGCAAAAGCGAGTTCAATGAAGTCATCATCGCCAACTTCAAACTGGAGGCACAATGA
- a CDS encoding DUF4932 domain-containing protein gives MHIRLDNRLELLFTIMLLSDYEDGGLLARKGNGQVEKVRAHFSKYSSLQAVIDFSKVWMAEISMDTIPYYAMSLAHDYSLNPKIDMEYLVEEIPDIKTISAYAKKLKAFAEESDFDRYFMRLKTDFAPYLEKINSLLDKRPVQTILECYLGMEFPQVHIVLSTLMKPFMSLTFPGEEQTEVYSYTSYPGLIIAEKNQGLERVLICSVWHELSHHVINPLSEMLCESNDMMRDKRDEWFCPLNESIIWAITIRLLLAEGIITEKSVGFMIQNGMTNKAPMTETMYKLLIDYEAKRHLYPGISAYFPVLSEVICK, from the coding sequence ATGCATATCAGACTGGATAATAGGCTGGAACTGCTGTTTACGATAATGCTGTTGTCAGATTATGAGGACGGAGGCTTGCTAGCCCGGAAAGGTAACGGGCAGGTTGAGAAGGTGAGAGCGCACTTTTCCAAATACAGCTCGCTTCAGGCAGTCATTGATTTCTCCAAGGTTTGGATGGCTGAGATTAGCATGGATACCATACCGTATTATGCCATGTCACTAGCTCATGATTACTCCCTCAATCCCAAGATAGATATGGAATACCTCGTAGAGGAGATTCCGGATATAAAGACCATATCAGCTTATGCGAAAAAGCTGAAAGCCTTTGCCGAAGAGAGTGATTTTGACAGATATTTTATGAGGCTTAAAACTGACTTTGCTCCTTATCTGGAGAAAATCAACTCCTTGCTGGATAAAAGACCGGTACAGACTATCCTGGAATGCTATCTGGGAATGGAGTTCCCCCAGGTGCATATCGTCCTTTCAACCCTGATGAAGCCGTTTATGTCGCTTACTTTTCCTGGAGAAGAACAAACTGAAGTGTATTCTTATACCAGCTATCCTGGGCTTATTATCGCTGAAAAGAATCAAGGGCTGGAAAGGGTCTTGATCTGCTCTGTTTGGCATGAATTATCGCATCATGTGATCAACCCGCTGAGTGAAATGCTTTGTGAGAGTAATGACATGATGCGTGACAAAAGGGATGAATGGTTTTGTCCCCTGAATGAGAGCATTATCTGGGCGATCACCATCAGACTTTTACTGGCTGAAGGTATCATCACTGAAAAGAGCGTGGGGTTCATGATCCAGAATGGTATGACAAACAAAGCACCAATGACAGAAACCATGTATAAATTATTGATAGATTATGAAGCCAAACGACACCTGTATCCTGGCATTTCGGCTTATTTCCCTGTGCTTTCTGAGGTGATCTGTAAGTGA
- a CDS encoding glycoside hydrolase family protein, with amino-acid sequence MTEALMNRIKAQLVRHEGLRLKPYRCTAGKLTIGIGRNLDDCGISQTEAYVLLENDIQNCEKQLLDEIPEIYNRLDEVRKSVLLNMCFNLGIGGHMGFNNTLAFIAAGDWERAANGMLASKWAKQVGRRAIELSELMRKGK; translated from the coding sequence ATGACCGAAGCGTTGATGAACCGAATCAAAGCCCAGTTAGTCAGACATGAGGGTCTGCGGCTGAAGCCTTACCGCTGTACTGCAGGTAAGCTGACCATCGGTATAGGACGCAATCTCGATGATTGTGGTATCTCCCAGACCGAAGCCTATGTGCTCTTAGAGAATGACATCCAGAACTGCGAGAAACAGCTTTTGGATGAGATTCCGGAGATATACAATAGGTTGGATGAAGTCCGCAAGTCGGTGCTGCTGAACATGTGTTTCAACTTGGGTATTGGTGGTCATATGGGCTTCAACAACACCCTGGCTTTTATAGCTGCCGGAGACTGGGAAAGGGCTGCCAATGGCATGCTTGCCTCCAAGTGGGCAAAGCAGGTAGGTCGCAGAGCGATTGAACTATCTGAACTGATGAGGAAAGGAAAGTGA
- a CDS encoding T9SS type A sorting domain-containing protein: MRKMLVSLIGLFFYIACHAQTGYLRSFTIHELELGYLRDFTPKTIYVCSDNSLVILGDAGFIEDPMPWCFVPIIIKLDPQGNLLWHRVINIFYDEIIGVGIEQNDVVHFVIGKPSGYRVGFIDANGSYTLHGHKTFVNNQFMNQRFNKGIRLDNGEIVACGRIGRTSYGYDAALFRLSVTGDSLAATYYPPDTQEYNFDTNGFNLAQRDDNSLYVACYLNFENLSILHTDMDGSIINRYNIGGSNQYYGTTMFLNSDSLSVFTIDSSAGNHNTLLTSIDISGNTQTYSLGSEMYDLCSVVSSPAYSILLGRDIIDSIRITKFNQFLSDIWTVSYDTISVIFAYPHPLIEIIQLDQQGCIYFVGTSGVTNIVAVKLLPNGQVPNLDDLNVPTTQTINAYPNPAHDFATIELRNDAQGNRRITEVDIYNIRGQKVRCLKSDNTFDSPIKIVWDRRDSNGKICPAGIYLVRDSLNPSNTVKLVLVK; encoded by the coding sequence ATGCGAAAAATGCTTGTTTCGTTAATCGGTCTATTTTTTTACATAGCTTGCCATGCACAAACTGGATATTTAAGATCATTTACTATTCATGAACTTGAGTTGGGTTATCTGAGAGATTTTACACCCAAAACAATTTATGTCTGCTCAGATAATAGCTTGGTAATACTTGGAGATGCTGGTTTTATTGAGGATCCGATGCCATGGTGTTTTGTACCAATAATCATCAAACTTGATCCCCAGGGCAACCTTCTTTGGCATCGGGTGATTAATATCTTTTATGATGAGATTATTGGGGTAGGGATTGAGCAAAACGACGTTGTGCACTTCGTTATAGGCAAACCATCCGGATATCGGGTGGGGTTCATTGATGCAAACGGTTCTTATACTCTGCATGGGCATAAAACATTTGTTAATAATCAATTTATGAACCAGAGATTTAACAAAGGCATACGCCTGGATAATGGTGAAATCGTTGCTTGCGGCAGAATTGGTCGAACTTCTTATGGATACGATGCAGCATTGTTTCGATTAAGCGTAACTGGAGATTCGTTGGCGGCAACATATTATCCCCCCGATACTCAAGAGTATAATTTCGACACTAATGGTTTTAATCTGGCGCAAAGAGACGACAACTCATTGTATGTCGCATGCTATCTAAACTTTGAGAATCTCAGCATATTACATACAGATATGGACGGTTCGATCATCAACCGATACAATATCGGTGGCAGCAATCAGTATTATGGCACAACCATGTTCCTAAACTCTGATTCCTTGTCAGTTTTTACTATTGACTCCAGCGCAGGAAATCATAACACATTACTAACATCCATAGATATCTCGGGCAACACGCAGACTTATAGCCTTGGATCGGAAATGTACGATTTATGCTCTGTTGTAAGTTCACCGGCGTATTCTATATTACTTGGGCGCGATATCATCGATTCTATCAGGATAACCAAATTCAATCAATTCTTATCGGACATTTGGACTGTTTCATATGACACGATAAGTGTAATTTTCGCATATCCGCACCCGCTAATAGAAATTATACAATTAGATCAACAGGGGTGCATTTACTTTGTGGGAACTTCTGGTGTCACGAATATTGTTGCGGTTAAGCTATTACCGAATGGGCAGGTACCGAACCTGGACGATCTTAACGTACCGACTACACAAACTATCAATGCCTATCCAAATCCAGCGCATGATTTCGCAACCATCGAACTCAGAAATGACGCACAGGGTAATAGAAGAATTACCGAAGTTGACATCTACAATATTAGAGGTCAGAAAGTAAGATGTTTAAAATCAGATAACACATTTGATTCACCCATCAAGATAGTATGGGATAGGAGGGATAGCAATGGCAAGATATGCCCTGCAGGTATATACTTGGTTCGTGATTCACTCAATCCAAGCAATACAGTGAAACTTGTACTTGTAAAATAG
- a CDS encoding heparinase II/III family protein — MLTKIPCNSSLTSEAYRLKPTLQIVHENSFSGYHGQADQSSYSFFYKGKRFLIDPGYYRSGWSDGRTYCRSPYAHNMLLVNPSSTVLSNLVNNLNGVYRPISAFNYYQSETVTEEQMIEDPCNRDYFQKSPDLDFLKLRLGYRNADDYSQPLAQQNVIARLSRSFIRDDDLFVVYDDVESIDDENLYDYWNLLHFGVSYSSVTDVVLTGNVFSVKQGYGSDCEYIDIACGSFSPNYSLNLDASLSLPNDGNLGYSNHIQGKQVAVGVQNPGFLTIISPRYDSASRVILTQTEEEASFCTVISGISRTDPTINTVTYIGSTNGEDQEIDLSDATIETNGRLFVTTKYVTANPIALDRSMVLLDGDYLRANDTALFEMFNGEVQGVTSTYKGDELAVVFHGAAISFPRFKIYRSGADPSQFS, encoded by the coding sequence GTGCTTACTAAAATTCCTTGCAACTCATCGCTGACAAGTGAAGCATACCGATTAAAACCTACGTTACAAATAGTTCACGAAAATAGTTTTTCTGGTTATCATGGTCAAGCAGATCAATCAAGCTACTCCTTTTTCTATAAAGGTAAGCGATTCCTTATTGACCCAGGATACTATCGCTCTGGATGGAGCGACGGAAGAACATATTGCCGATCTCCTTATGCACACAATATGCTATTAGTAAACCCATCTTCTACAGTTTTATCCAATCTTGTAAACAATTTGAATGGTGTCTATCGCCCAATCAGTGCTTTTAACTACTATCAGAGTGAAACTGTTACTGAAGAACAAATGATAGAAGACCCTTGTAATAGAGATTACTTTCAGAAAAGTCCAGACCTAGATTTTCTGAAGTTGAGGCTTGGATACCGTAATGCGGATGATTACAGCCAACCCCTCGCTCAGCAAAATGTGATTGCTCGCTTATCAAGATCATTTATTCGGGATGATGATTTGTTTGTTGTATATGATGATGTAGAATCAATTGACGATGAGAACTTGTACGATTATTGGAATCTATTGCACTTTGGAGTAAGTTATAGTTCAGTTACAGATGTTGTTTTGACTGGCAATGTTTTTTCAGTAAAGCAAGGTTATGGATCTGATTGTGAATATATTGACATTGCTTGCGGATCATTTTCTCCGAACTATTCATTAAACCTTGATGCCTCTCTTAGTCTTCCCAATGACGGGAACCTTGGATATTCAAATCATATTCAGGGGAAGCAAGTAGCTGTTGGAGTTCAAAATCCAGGATTTCTAACAATAATATCTCCCAGATATGATTCAGCATCTAGGGTGATACTAACACAAACCGAGGAAGAGGCAAGTTTTTGCACAGTAATATCGGGCATCTCAAGAACCGACCCAACAATCAATACAGTTACGTACATTGGCTCTACTAATGGAGAAGATCAAGAGATCGATTTATCGGATGCGACCATTGAAACAAACGGAAGATTGTTTGTTACAACCAAGTATGTAACAGCAAATCCAATTGCGCTGGATCGTTCAATGGTCTTGTTAGATGGTGATTATCTACGAGCTAATGACACAGCGCTGTTTGAGATGTTTAATGGTGAAGTACAAGGGGTTACTTCGACATATAAGGGAGATGAGCTTGCAGTCGTTTTCCATGGAGCTGCAATTTCGTTTCCAAGATTTAAGATATATAGGTCAGGTGCTGATCCAAGTCAGTTCTCTTAG